AGGTCCATGTTCGGTAGGACTGAGTCGCTTTGACTTGAGGGTGTCGCAGCTGTTCGGATAATAGGAGGGTATCTTGTCGTCCACACTAATTATTGACTTTCTCGGTGTCTGGTAGTAGTTTTCCTCCTCTGGTTTCTGTTGGAAAATAATGTCCTTGGGCATTCTCTTCTGCGGCAAAGCTGGCGCCAGGGGAGATTCTGTGGGTGTGCTTGTGCTTAGTCCAAAACCGAGAGGCTGTGCCTCCAGCTCCTGTGCAGCCTTCACAGCCAAAAGGTTCTCGTAGAGATGTTCCGCAAATccagctgccgctgcttcGACGGTGCTGTTCAGAGAGCTGCCATGCATGGGTTCGTAAATGTCACTCTCGTGGGCGACCTGAGTCTTGGTGAGCTGGTCCTCCGTGTTACAGCTGCTGGTGGAGGAGCAGTAGCCCGTGGAATATCCGGACGATGTGGACACTGTACTGCCGCCTGGCTGCCCTCGCGGCTCTTTTACCGTCGCCTTTAAAATGGGTGCCATTACACAGTATCCCGTTAGGTCGTCCTGTAatatcttattttttttaaactgaTTACACTGCGGAACAGCTCCATGCGAACCGATGAGATTGATGGTGGACGTGTTGCAGGCGGAAAAGTTGAAGTTGTACGGCAGTTGCTCAGAAACATTCAGACTTTCCAAAGAGTCGGCCTTGCCCAATTGGCTAGTTATCTGCGCAACAATCTTATTCCGAGACATTGGTTCAATGACCGACTCATCCAAACTAATATTTAGCTCCATGCTCGATTCATGGTTTTGGGCCTCGAAGTATTCGCCAAAGGTGTCCAGCAGATTGAGTTTGGACAGGTCCGGACTTGAGAAGCTATTGCGCTGGGACTTGCTTAACTGGGATGTGCGCTTTACCGGAAACACAGGCTCCGGCGTGGGGGCATTCTCATACAGTGGCAGGGCCTCATCGCTGGATTCATTAGCCatctcgctgctgctgcctgaaCGCTTTTGACGAGAACTTCCGAACAGGTTTTCCAGCATGTTCTTgtacttcttcttctttgcCAGCTCCGATTCGGGATTGGTACTGGACCGAGCAATCTCTCCTAGCTGAGCGCACTCAAAAGTGTTTATTCGCTGACGGTAAGGATGTGCGGGTAGCGGAGGCGGTGAAGGAGTATCCATGACTGATGGATTCATCTCCTCGTAGATGCCGGAGGCCATTGAGACGCGGGAGATGCGGCTGCCGTCAAAAATCTCCTCGTAGATCTGCGAGACTCGCGGCGAGAGAGCGCTAGCATCGAGAGTTTCTGGCAGGTTAGGGAGCGGGCCCAGACCTCCAGGACCCCTGCTCAGTCGGCGCTGCTCCAGAAAGATCTGACGATAAAGCTCCAGGTTCTTAATCGACTTTCGCATCCATTTCATGTGACGCCGACAGGATATCTCCGTTTCCAGGGCAAAATAGATGAAGCAGTCCCGCCGGTTCTGCGTCCAAAACAGGCCGTATGAATGCTGCTTCGTACGAGAGGTGGCCAGACTCAAGCTGACGCCCGGAACGTTCACAGAGACGCTAATGGGTTTAACGGGATGACATTCTTGCGAGTGCGACTCCGTCTCTATCACTTGAAAACTGAGCCGCAGAAAGCATGGCACACACTTAATAGCCTCTATTTTTACCTGGCAGTGCGTCCAAGTCTTATAACGCAGCGCCACTGCGCGCTTATCGTGTGTATCCAGCTTGACGTCCATGCTCATGGAGATTTCGTTGTGGTTCATCATGGGGCGACTTCTCAGGGCGGGTGAAAGTGCGATGAATGTGTTGcgagtggaaaataaaaaatgtaaacgaTTTATATTCGCTACTCCGAGAATTACATGTTTTATGCGACAGGGTGGAGCTCTTATCGGCTATTCTCTTATCGCACGTTTATCCTTCGTGTCCTCGTGAAGTGACTGGCGTTGCCACCTGGAGAAATATTACAGCAATAGCGCGTTTAGCAGAACAAATTAAAGTCTATGCTTATCTTCTTTTTTATTGTGGTTTACAATCTCTAAATGAATTCACACATATTTATTCcattaaatgtttttcaagAAACATAACTATCTCTAAAAAgaatgaaatacaaattaatgtCCTATTTGCTTTCCGcgttaaagtttttttttaaataaatttgatgaACGCTTCAGATTACATCTTTTCAAAAATGGTGGGTATTTCCTTTAATTACTTTTGATTTCTAAATACCGACATTGGTAAATTTGTATCTACTTGGTTGAGTATAAAATATGATTTGCGAAAGGGGTAAAAttgtaacaaaaaaattaagacgaaaattgtgtttttaagatttttttaaGATCAAGTATCCGTCTATCTATTAATGTCGTTTAAAAATGTCGGACAGCAGCAATAGGTCCACTTTAaagtttcttaaaataatatcaatttattaaatttcccatTTTGAAACATTGTtcccattttgccattttaaaaAGATTATTGCTAGATAATTGTTTACAAAACGTAAATCACCAaagctatatattttttttttgttttatagaCAAATTTAAAGATTATACTAGTGATAGTGATAAATTAGCTTGGAACTATATTTTAAGGGATATGTTAATTTTACATAGCCAAAGAACCATAAAAATATTCTGTGACAGCCGTGACACGAAAACCAGGGATGGAACTGGATATATCCAGTTCATCCCTTTAAATAAACAGTGTTGGACATCAGCACGCGGCATTGGCATTTTTTGGCGGCCATTACAACGAGTGAAAAACGGTGAAGCGTTGTGGACATATTAATGCATAAACAACCGACA
This genomic stretch from Drosophila teissieri strain GT53w chromosome 2L, Prin_Dtei_1.1, whole genome shotgun sequence harbors:
- the LOC122615527 gene encoding uncharacterized protein LOC122615527, producing MMNHNEISMSMDVKLDTHDKRAVALRYKTWTHCQVKIEAIKCVPCFLRLSFQVIETESHSQECHPVKPISVSVNVPGVSLSLATSRTKQHSYGLFWTQNRRDCFIYFALETEISCRRHMKWMRKSIKNLELYRQIFLEQRRLSRGPGGLGPLPNLPETLDASALSPRVSQIYEEIFDGSRISRVSMASGIYEEMNPSVMDTPSPPPLPAHPYRQRINTFECAQLGEIARSSTNPESELAKKKKYKNMLENLFGSSRQKRSGSSSEMANESSDEALPLYENAPTPEPVFPVKRTSQLSKSQRNSFSSPDLSKLNLLDTFGEYFEAQNHESSMELNISLDESVIEPMSRNKIVAQITSQLGKADSLESLNVSEQLPYNFNFSACNTSTINLIGSHGAVPQCNQFKKNKILQDDLTGYCVMAPILKATVKEPRGQPGGSTVSTSSGYSTGYCSSTSSCNTEDQLTKTQVAHESDIYEPMHGSSLNSTVEAAAAGFAEHLYENLLAVKAAQELEAQPLGFGLSTSTPTESPLAPALPQKRMPKDIIFQQKPEEENYYQTPRKSIISVDDKIPSYYPNSCDTLKSKRLSPTEHGPSFRHLVSSKLRRERKENLYISSPQQIIEQRHKAATISSSARNKISTKKTAAYKISDSVYTVTHSVKRPNSNHYHQSNNNNNTEGVDDELLHLTVLKNIDFKFDDSQASEDSCQAKATAFPVANNCFVQPILEREHEDCFQTAEKPSRLLQKYATLAKIGHSPSKPLPAPARLETMATSNELQPEGGTMKKFASLPRFKKIDFSPLKMRLNSVLQRNPPSPQQYK